TTCtttaagtcactcttaactttaaatacgaacagctttatgaaacacccatctggTAACACTGTTCTGAATTTACACACAATATTGAACCTGTACAGAATAAAGATTGCTGAAAAACGTGATTTCAACCTAGAATTCACAAATGCATGATTACTTTTCCCTAGTACTGATCAAAATCAACTTATAAGAGGGTGTCAGAAATCGAATTTCATGCATGAAATACAGTAACTTTCTGAACGCGTTCACTGTTGGAGATTACGTCATCATGGGTGCCAATTTTTGTGTACCGGTCACCAGCTAAGATCTTGACCCCAACCCTCTGACTTTTAGGCATCGAAGCAAagctgccaacctgaacaagaacatttcagtattttggtgagaaaatcattatttccaaagaaataccataggacaacacaAAGCTAAAACTTCAAAAATCTGTATTTTGCAggaaaccatcagtattcttctcattttgcAATACGAAATACTGAAAATCAGTACTGCTTGACAGCTCTGTCAAAATAGCCTTGTCGGTTGAGGTTTCCAGAGGGCGTAAGActcaaatgaacaaaataaaacgtCACAGCGACGGCTTCTCGCAGGACAGACTTATCACACAAAATGTTaccagatgggggagggggtggctgaaTGAACAGAACCCTTCCCTGAAATCTCAGAGAAAATCTGCATATTTTCAAACAGCCATATTCCACTTCTACAAATACTGTAATGGGGATTACATTTTTAAGCATaacatattaatatttttgaaagatGTAACTTGTGATTACCTGTTTGCCTCACATAACCCAACATTATAAATGCACAAGTACCATAtcaaaagtctataaaaaattaaaaaatcaaatctggCATGATTTGTAAGTGCTACATAATACCCTGACATTTCTTTCATAAAAAGGAACTACAGAGTGTCCTTGTCAGCATTTACTAAttgttcaattaaaaaaagaaaactagtttttcattccattttcaTCTCAAAAGACAATAATAATTTACAACCTTCCACCTTGAGAAAATAAATAGTTTAACTTTAGAACAAATAAAACTTTCATAAATATGATGCACACTGATATGATTCTCATACCTGACCAGATCAAGGTTCCTTCATGGCCAGATAGTGgcaccagggtcccgtaacacaaaggttagcgattaatcgtacgcttgatttccaCGACTGATTGCACATTGTagccaatgcaatcaatcgtagaaaaatgttctacgatcgattgctaacctttgtgttacgggctctaatcaggggcctgtaacacaaagctcaGCGATTGATCATGGTGCTGGTATtttcaattgattgcattgactaatGTGTAGCATCAATCATAATAATCAGCCCtacaatcaattgctaagctttgtgttacaggacccctGATAAAAGAATCCAAAGGGTACGTAAGCCATTGCTGACACACAAGTGCCTGCTTGATCAGAACCCTCCGTTTACACTACCAGGATATTAAAGCAGAATTTGACCATATATATGAAATGTACAAGCTATGCCTTTTAGAcattatttgatataaatatgcaTCTAATGCAGAGAGCTCTTTCTCTTTTAGAGAAGGTAGcctatttaataaataattttcaaaatgataatcatatacatgtaaccataaaataaatataaccaTGGTGTGATAAGCAGGATTTGACCATATACGAAATGTACAAGCTACACCTTTAgacattatttgataaaatgtgCATCCAAACAACAGAGCCTTTTCTCTAGTTTTACAGAAGGTAGCTTAGTTAATAAATCTTTTTCAAACTAACATAaccataaaataaatacaaccATACTGTGATAAGCAGGATTTGACCATATATGAAATGTACAAGCTACACCtttagaaatattttgatataaatgtgCATCTAATGCACAGAGCTCTTTCTCTTTTAGAGAAGGTAGCCTATTTaagaaaacattttcaaaatgatataaCCATGAAATAAATACAACCATTCTGTGATAAGCAGGATTTGACTATATATGAAATGTACAAGTGCCTTTAGAgattatttgataaaatgtgCATCCACTAAACAGagctttttttctaattttacagGATGTAGCTTACCAAGCTTAgttaataaatcattttcaaaataacataaccataaaacaaaaataaacatagTGGGATAAGCAGGATTTGACCATATATGAAATGTACAAGCTACGCCTTTAGAcattatttgatataaatatgcaCTAATGCACAGAGCTCTTTCTCTTTTAGAGAAGGTAGCCTCTTCAAGAAATCACTTTCAAAATGATATAACCATAAAATAAATGCTTATTTTAAAGCCAAATACCTCAActccccattaaaaaaaaagaccaaTGTCAAATATTGTAAAAGCTGGATTCTGTAgtgttatatatacatgtagcagtaTGTACAAGTGCATGGAAAAGAGAagtacaacaaaaaataaagaaataaataacctTCAATATACATCTTCAGAACTGACAGTAAGCAAGTCATATATACTAACAAGttaaatttgaaacaaatttttaagcACAATCTTCAGACCTGAGTTTACTTTGTAAACTTAAATTGCAAACtgaacatgaatattcatccaAGGGTAAGGTAACTTTAACAACTTTTCTTTCTGTACAATTAACCTCAACAAGATAGCATGATTACCGGtatggtattttttttcctttttagattAAAACGCAACAAAcgatttctgatatatagtaGAAATATTGCATCTAGCAAGAGTACTTCATTTCAGAGAAATCTTTGGCAAGGGAATACTGTACACAGATTAAAACAGCTACATgctgtatatcaaaataaaacagctTTCAACAATACCAAAAATATACTTCACTTCACTTTGAATAACCTACATGTAATGTGAACTAAAACCAAATTCTAATGTCATGATTACACATAAAAAGCAACTCAGAATTATGTACCTTTCATATGCTATCACATTTCCTATTCCTTTGTTGCTGTCCACATCTCATATTCAGCTCTTTTGtgggtaaaaaaaaaccatgaattaaatatatacatgaataaattcaaaaacctttttttttttagtcttatCCTTTGTAACATGGTCATAAAACCTAAATTGGGAGAGCTGTTTTCGTACTGGCAGAACATCTTGGCACTGTCCACATTTGCTGCAGAAGGATATGTGATCCGCCACCCCAAAATCAACATAAGTAGCcaggaaggttctctgtaaatagcccaAAAATAGCAAATTGGTCTTCGAAAGTAAACAGGAGGAACatctctggcagtcttgcctgcattacgcgattcgatatagcagcagtgctgactttgaaaacagctgttgaataattattcacaaaagaaaacattcaataataaaataatatgtccattgacccaaaatgacctttgaccatgatcatgtgaccaaagTCGTGTACAAACCAATCATTcacacttgattacccttatgtctatgtttcatgaattagatccataaactttataagttatgattgccaattcaacaaataccccctacacagccaaagttcactgaccttaAATGATCTTGTtcgtgtgacctgaaatgtTCACAgtatattcagggatacatggttgctcttatatctaagtttcatgaactagatccataaaattttaaagtatgatgacaattccacaaatacttCCAacatatggccaaagtttgttgaccctatgTGAGCTATGGCCTTGGTGATGTGACCTAAAACTAAGGCAGGATCTtaagtgatacactattacccttaggTCTAAGTATCATGAACTAGGTcgatatactttctaagttatatgatgacatttcatttcaaaaacttaaccatgGTTATAAGATTTTCATGTTGACAACACcatcgccgtcggaaaagcagtgcctatagtctcgatctactatgcaggcgagacaaaaattgaaaataagcttttctgaaaaacagaaaaataaattctgtcaaaatttaaaattgtaaAGTAAACTAAAACATGAGATACAAAAGATTTCTTGAGATCACTTTTTTTCCTAACTGCTTGGAAACTTCAAGATAACAAAGTGGCActtctcatgcttgagtgaacttATATTCTTCTTGTTCTTTGAACAAATTGAAGCTCTCGCTGAATTTCTTCTACATTCAATCAAGAATTTCTGTGGGttacttatgttttttttattttgacaatttataTCTCATTTTCAGAGCTTTAATAGGATGTGCTttttcaagcaaaaaaaaaacctcaaaaattattttgggaGACTTATTGTTAATTTTGGGGTGACAGGTCACACATAATTTCTCTTTTCATGACATACAGCATTCTTCAATGACATCTTTCAAAGTCAACCATCTCCAGAGACTAAAGATCATCCTATTAACGTTGAAATCTGTGAATCAATCAATGATCATTCAAGTAGTGTCACTCCTCCCTTTAGAACTCAACCAGCTGTGTAAGGCATCTTCGTTGATGGTAAGTGTGTAGGATTTCTTTCTCCTATTGCTGTTCCATGGCACAGCATCTGGTTTGATTGTTAACGGGTGGAAGTGATTTTCAAGAACTTCTTGGATGGCATACTTAGTGTCCACCAACTTGGAGAACTCTTCTGAAGATAAGATGCCATGTTGTTGGACATGCTGCAAGTCCATCAACTTGATGTTGACTTTAGTATTTGCCCTAGACTTTCTCATGCCTCTGGGTTGATCCTTTGGTAAAACATAGCATGCTGATGGCACtgtccttcctttcttcttgaGTAATCTGGGAGTGCCTTTCATTTGATGCACAGACTGCTTCCTTGCTCCACACCGTCCCTTTCCGGCAAACCTTGCAGACTTCCTCAATATCAAATCCCTACCACCATCTATGACACTATTAGCACCAATTCCTGCTCCATCTCTCTGGCCAGCATCCTTCACCTGTCCATCCTGGTGGCTCTTCTGGTGGTGGACCTCATCCAGGAGTGTCTTCAAGCAGAAGTAAATCTCTGCATGGGTAGCTCCGACCATTACTGTTGATTCCCATAGATCAGTCTTGACGTTCCTGTACATGGGGTAGACCCCAAGACCCATCCCATAGTGAAACACACATAGGGCATCCTCTAACCTGTCATAATCTATCCTCTGCCACATAATTGTCAAGAGCTTCCTGATGATCGGTGCAGGAATGACTAGATAAGACTCCATCATTTCTtcaaacaccatcatggctaactCATCATCTCTTTCTGTATCTATGATCTTGCCTAGGAGATTGCTGTAAAGCTGTTTACATGCATCTCTACAacctacaacaacaacaacaaaaataagataaacTTTTTCTCTGATATTTTAGTTTCCTTAATTCAAAGTTAATGGTTGTCTATTCAAATTAACCAGAAAGGCATATAAATAGAAGCTTTGAATCGGTATTTCAGATTTTAATTCAGTCATTTCAATTCCCTCCTAAATATTGTTTTGCTAAAACATCAATTAGGGATTCTGTATTCAAATTGACTACCCGTAAAAGTACATACAGAAAAGAAAGCTACAGGTCAACTGCATTAATTGAATCATTTGTAATATGGAAATAGGAATTTGGAAATAAACTCTAAAATAAGACTTACATTGGAGTTTTAGTGACAGTTGAAAATTTTCCTTATAAGTTCTGTATTATTATACATcagaagtataaaaaaaaaaataaagaaagaaaaataaacaaacatattCTGTATTAAGAATATACAAGAGGCCTCCTGCATCAGATTCCATTTACTTACTCTTTTGATTGAAACATTAATCCAAATTCAACacatttcatgaataaaaatgaaacatttatttattgTCATTTCTCATATCAGTTTGCAATTGCAAATGTGCAATGCATGATGTGCCACAAGTGGCTCGCAAGCTGCTAATTAAGAACCACTGGTATAAGATTATTCAACTTACCATCATACGCGATGAGATTAGAGAGAAGCACTCGACACTGCCAGAACTTTTTGCAGTCAAGTAGTGCCTCGGCCAATGCAAGAAGTTGTGACCCAAAGGAACGATCCTCTTTGGAGATTTCTCTGACAGTATGGCCCCATCCAAGACCTGGGTTAGTAAGAAATAGTGTACACGGTTCTAatgaaggcaaaaaaaaaaatgcataggAAGTGCTTTGGGAGGATGACACATGGCTGAAAAGATATTGACCATTTAGCTGGTGTGGAGGGGAAGATGCTGATGGAACAGGTGGGGTTGGCTCAGGGGGTACGTATCCTATCTTGTTTACATGCTGCAGGCTGTTTGTGCTCTGGTGAGCGACAGGATAGgagagatatatcattttaccATCAATATTCAAACAATCACACTAAACATTACATCATGCACAATGAATCATAAAAAATTATAGCAAAAGCTCTGTACATAACTAGAAATTGAACCATTGTAATATGTAATAGCCTTACAGAATTGAACTGCTAATGGACTCAACACACACAGAGCAATACTGTTTTTGTGTGAGTTTGGATATAAATTGTTCCTGGTGTTTAATGGATAGTTACCCTGAATAAGAGTGAAAGCCATGGAAGGATCAAAGTCTGCCAACACACCAAGCACATCCTGTACAGTAGAAGAAGAACAGTCAAATCTATGCAAGAAACCTGGTGATGCATCTTGAGATGCTACATCTGACAAAGATGCTAGAACTTCAGTTAAAGGGAGTTTGAGATGGTGCAACATCTGAAGAACACAGTAGGCATCCTCCCTAGGGTTGACAACTATTGGCTGATCCTGAATCTGCATAGATTCATCTTGGATCTCAGTTGTGCCCAAATGACCCTGGACCTGCATGGCTTGTTCCTGTACCATTATGGTCTTGTCTTGGGTCTCAGCAGTCCCTGAATGGTCCTGGATCTGCATGGTCAGCTTTCGGGCCTCAGTTGGGACCTGCATAGGTTGTTCTTGAGTCTCAGATAGCCATGAATAATTAGGAATCTGTGTAGTTTGGTCCAGGGTCTCAACTACATGTGTTCCCTGCTTGCCCTGGACCCGTATTGTTTGGTCTTGAGTCTGAATTGGCCCCAACTCATCTTGATTCTGAATGAGGTTTTCATCTTCATTTGATGGGGTGTTGTACAAGGGCTGATCCAGGAGCTGTGCAAGAGAGCACTGACCTTGAATAAATGTAGAAAGGGTCTTTGCTGGCATCGACTGGTCCTGGACCTGCAAAACTTGCTCCTGGGCTTGGTGTGTATTCACCTTGTGTGGTTGGTCCAGAAGCTGTACAGGTCGGTTCTGAGACTGATGTGGGTCATCTTGCACTGGTACTACCTGGTCCCTTGATTGGTTTCCATTTTGTTCTTGGATCAAACATCGAGAGACGACAGATAAGCCAAGCTGGACCAGAATGCACTCATCATCATAATCCACAGCATAGTTGcctaaaacaataataataagtccatttatatagtgcagttactatgtgcaaaTGCTCTGTTGTACatcgcctacttagcttgtcgTACGAGAGCAAATGTggggctgaatgtcaaacattagTACCATTGCACGCATAACGTACAAAATGTACCATCCATAATGTACCATTGCAAAGTCAGGAACAAGATGATGTCACtataaaaattatgattcaATATATTGCGCTTAGTAAATGCCTGTGCAATACACACAGGGCTTACTGGCTAAATGCTCATTGCTGCTGTAGATCAGATGCGTGTTTGAGGGATTTTACTTCTTGATTCAATAATTCTTTATTTTCGTATATAAACATGGGAAAAACATCAATTATTGTTCGTATTTTGTAACTTCcaaggcgttgtacaacacaaatattgaatattcttatttgtgcaatggtgcaacatttcgcattcggtgaaagagacactctattcaacgaggcgttgaatagagcatctttctttcaccttatgtgaaatctcgcaccattgcactcatgtctattcgctatttgtatactgcCCTtaatacttggtatcatattattactcGGGCTGTAGCCATATAGATGCTAAAGCGTTTAATGAATCCTAATGGGTACCCGTTCACCTCACTTGGGTCAATTAAAGTGCatcacaatgtggatcaatttcttgctaaaggaaaatacaccatggctgagattcgaacccaAGATCACCTTctgttcaaagtctggagactactCTTCTGGGCCACAGGACAAATGAAAATACTCTGagcaatatttcactctttacAATAAAACATGTTATATACACCATTATAAAATAGGTTCAAGGATAAAGCTCATAGTGAGTGTgtatgaaaatcacattttcaatttgctttaaccctatcttaactgggctatttcagaccaggatatacgtggggggggggggggggttaaggttaatttgaccccccctcagatctcaaCCGCTGATTGCGCGATTGCCGCGAGAATGTGCACGCGCatagagccggatgtaaactacaaaaCTGTATagtaacattttcaaaaaattgatcgtttatatttttctattaattaattataaaataagcatatgaaatttgccctaaatttgttttttttgtatgtttttgcctttaactcaatttatatagttagtagaatgctaatttttggtgggagtatcaattattatatttctaacaaatatctactaaaaattgcaaaaatataattcatttcttatgtattttattgttttttaaaattcttatgtatttttttgtttttctaacttttgtttttaattgttttttccaatgaactttgtcggggaccaTTTTGCGATCATgaataccattaaaaaaaatctatttaaaggaacaaaagtaacaataattatacatatatgatttttggttgaaaaacacaatttgcattgactttgttcaCAGAATCATGTTTTTTGAGCAATTGTgtgtctgacatgcacttacaaaatgttgcgtaattttagaactgcgtacccgggcgtcgcaaactTGGTCTAAAAAAATGCGCAAGTCTTGAAAGTAAATAAATggcgagcggcgcggtcaaaacATTTTGCGCGATGGCATAGTGACGaaatttgtcgaggggggggtcaagtcaaattgaccccccccccccagtttaataagggttaattCAACCTCCAAGACATGCATTTTTCGAGCAGCACTGTGCAATTATTGTGCAGCACTGTCCAATTTTGGTTGCATCATTTTAACCAAAGCGTGTAAAAACTGAGCCGACATCTGAAATATGCATTCTTTCAAAGGAAAAGTGTGCTGTCGGCACTAGACGCACATACTAGAAACACCTATGATTTCATAAAAGAAAGCAGGTTTGAcctcttcattttcaaaaaacTTGAAGGATCTAAACAACCTTCCCATTAAAGATACTGCCGACctgttttataaaacaaataatgcacaattttaaatttttgatgtAATGGCAATGCAAGTATCTTGGATAATTCGCAATAACATGCAAAAGCACTTGACGCAAGGGCTTTGTGCTTGTCGCATATCGCGCAAATATCCTCAAGTGTGCTGCATCGACCTAACACACTCATAAATGTGCATTATTTTATATCATTAACTCTACATTATGTGTATAATATAATTCACTTTTCAGATGCATGGTATGATGCCCACCCATGTTTACATCTATCCCACTTCCAGAAAAGAGATGATGTAAAAAATCTTTTATTATCCCAGGTATTTTCAGGTAAAGGAATTAATATGTGcttttttgtacaaaatgttAAGATAGTTCCTGAATTTGTTCTCTACTGAATTCAataatttccattcattttgtGCCGAGACCACATATTTTCAGTATACAATAATCTAATTCAATAGAATATCAATGATGGAAATCTTCATTGATTAGCATCCTCCATGAAACCCgattgttcccccccccccttctatttTATCAAGCTAATAGAATATATGCTTTGGTGTGATATatcgtttttttcttcttccggtacttcatatttttttttttcccaatcGATGATTTGGTACATTCCTTTTAGAGAAAAGTGCGATTTACCTTTTAGTGAAGCAGCATGGAACCCTGCAACAAATGCACAGAAGTTCTGAGAAGACTGGTAACATGCTCCCATCTCCAACCTCCTTGCAACTGTTTCCAAGATCTTTCTATCTCTCCTAAAGGACAAACCTGATCGACACCACTCTGATAGCAGCTTTCCAACTAAAGACACATCTTCACATGCctagaaaagaagggaaatgtTAAGGATTCTTACATTTTGCTTTGGTAGAGTCagtcatttttccaaaaaaaaggaGCAACACACTAAGTATGGTCAAGTTAATTGACCCAAAATTACgtttgaccttgatcaagtgGCCTTATTATTAACTAAATCACCATCAGTGTCCTTATCATCAAATACCACAAtcactgccatcatcatcttcatcttcacaaTCTTAACcataaacaatattaatatcattaccGCCATCCACATCATTTATATatcagcaacaacaaaaaaagcatccttttttcttttcatcaaatCATTTAACTTCATAATAAAACACATAGCATACCTTGATCTGATCTAATGCTTTGCTTAATGAGGGCGGGGTCTTGAAGACTTTCTCTCTAATCAGATCATTACTTTTGTTTctgcaaaaataaacagattgcaaattaaacaagtggagcgcctctggcagtctcaccagCATCACgggattcaatatagcagcagtgctgactttgaaaactactataaaataattattcacaaaaaacaccattcatataatgatacaatactacgttcattgacaataaataacatttgaccttgatcatgcaacctaagacttgtcagtgatacttgattacccctatatccacattttatcaactatatctataaacttatGACAGccatctaataattacctccaaaatggccaaagttcaatgaccttaaatgacctttgactttggtcatgtgacctgaaacttgcatgatatgttcagtgatacttgattactcttatgtccaagttttatgaactagaccaatacacttacagagttatgatggtaattcaacaaatacccccaacatggccaaagttcattgagcttagatgacctttgaccttggacatgtgacctgaaactcgcacaggatgttcagtgatacatgaTTACTCATATCCAACTtttttcataaactaggtccatatactttcgaagttatgacaaaATTTCACAAACTTAaacttaggttaagattttgatgttgattctccCAACAGGGTctaaattcattgaccctaaatgacctttgaccttggtcatgtgacctgaaactcaggcaggatgtttagtaatacttgactaaccttatgtccaagtttcatgaactaggtctatatattttctaagttatgatgacatttcaaaaacttaaccttcggttaagatttggtgtggacgttgccgtcggaaaagcggcgcctatggtctcactctgctatgcaggtgagacaaaaacactAATTTCATGACATAGAACACTccagggtcctgtaacacaaaagttagcgattaatcatacgcttgattttcacaattgattgtacatttcagtcaatgcaatcaatcgttgaaaaatgttctacgatcattgctaagctttttgttacgggcccctggaatCAATTGATTCACCTCAAAAGTGAATTGCGATGAACTAGTTTATACAGATGCGAGCAGCTGTGCACAACTAAAACAAACGGGTTGATTTCCAACTGGGATACATCGAAGTGTTGCTGAATCTTGATGAGAATAGGCCtgttcaataaaataatacataaaaaaatacccTACACTAAAGTCCCCAGTTTTCTGTTTTCTCAAATCCAAATTCTGCCATAATTACAGCAACTGTAAATAGTGAAaatctcagaaaaaaaaagcttcgTTTTAGTATAGAATTTCCATTTCTGCACAGTTTTGTTGATTGGACTTGCTCTGATATTCTTGATATCCCCTGCAAATTTCCTGATTCACTGTTCGGGGCCTAAAGACTTGTGCTTTCcatgaaatttcataaattctgttttcttcttgggttgatttattcatttctgtttttataTCACTGGGGACTTTACTCTATCCCAAATAAAAGAAACCTTACATACTTCAACTTACATGTCTTGCAAACGAACAGGACCACAGTCATTGTTGATATCTGTTCTTGACTCTTGGTTATTCTGCAAAGGTTCATCTGGAAGTTCAGTTTGGAGGGTGTTACTGTTGATGCTGATGTCTTTAACTGGGTATGAGGATTGGTTACTCTGCAGTAATGCTCCATGTCCTACCAGTTCATGGTGGCCATTGTCGTTGTCGTTGCTGTGGCTGATGTGAGTTGACTGGTCACTTAGTAGATTAGTTGTTTCCTTGGTCTTTCCTGCCAACACTGTCTTCTCAAGACTCTTCCTTGAACCAAGGCCATCACTGCAGCCATCACAAACCATGCTCTCTGCAAGATGTGGTCTTCCCAATGGCtgcatttaaaatgaaaaaaaaaagaagagaactTTAATGGCAAAAGGTATTGATCCTGACCCCTTGTGACAACTTACTATATGCACTTGCAATTCACATCTCCAGTTATCAGgataatttttatgttttagcTAGtgctatcattttctttttttttttgcaaactaTTATGCAGTGAATTTAAATATAATTCTGtcattgttaaaatatattgattatctAAATAATCATGAATCTTATTTGTGACAGATCTTGGGGCTATTCTAAGAAGAATGGTGCCCCAAAGCATGCATTTGGGGGAATTTTAGGGGATATTGGGGCTATTTGCATCCCTGTGTGTACAAATTGTGCGATATGCAGCCATTCACAGGCTAAATATGCATAAGAGTGACTGCAACAatacaaattattaaaaaataaccaATAGTATCTTTGTAAGAAAACTATAACTGCACTTACCAGGATATCTGATCttgtatcataattatgatcatgTGACACTGCCATGTAACCATCGAGACTAATGAAGTGCCCGTTTGTGACCTGGTGAGCTGTTGTGCCATAGATGTTGCTGCCTTGATGTTGGAAGACTCCCTGCAGTACTGGATCAGGGAGATGAGGGTATCCTGGTACTGAACAGGCAGTTAAGGTTTCACAAGATTTATGTTCCTGTGGCTGATCAAACACTGGAACCAGCCTTGGTCTCAGGTCACGAATGGTGCTTCCAAGGATCGTATTTGGGACATGGTTGAATCCAGTGGATGTTGCCATGACCTGAGGACACAGGACAGATGGATGGCATGCGGTGCACGGTTGAAGGAAACTATGTTCACAAACTGGAGGAATGGATACAAAATGCTGCTGCTTCTGCTTCCTCAGGTTCTTTTCCAATGCTTCCTGATCTGTGCTGAGGTACAGTGTTCTTGAAGGATTTCCTGGACATGGACACCCATACATACCAGGACCTCTTGGAGGTTGCCTTACATGGTAGATCCTGTTGCATCTTTGATCTCCGACTCCCTGACTCCTTAACCAAGATTCCTCAGGGACGAAGCATGTCCCATCCATGAATTCTTCTTCAGCCGCACTGATGACATGCCAACTACCATCCACACGGCTCTTCCACAGGACCTTTTGGATACACCACCATTTCTCTATGGCATCCCATTCTCCCATTGGCA
The genomic region above belongs to Lytechinus pictus isolate F3 Inbred chromosome 12, Lp3.0, whole genome shotgun sequence and contains:
- the LOC129273521 gene encoding uncharacterized protein LOC129273521 produces the protein MEGKVFKEPKDPEVVPESERDKRKDCSAVRLKEIKIVLRDIQTPKSAWPGEHLQSLCETCKPKEIHELAAKSDVKYKRGNRRKSCDELLNSWKAPTRNHQLPKRLQDFVVDRTVLHLIEFSNWYNMGRVARHCNLHVKSKCVPKPESSPYKGSSNTRRTYQKEQISYDNEKVMRPASKTTTKHRGRPKKQLNAAQTVAAGLHKHRGRPKKCEDEVHIHTVPSSKSALMKPMGKCKSLKKMKLPKSPVSVKSNHRMISRKSQDLQISEQVSKQRGRPKKCQDVDHGVTISQSTPANHQPRNKQKCLGDSKQTMPVSQSCPINPKPRGRHAKCKDLQQIVTVSHTGLGSSRLRGRPKKSKDASKSVLVPISVSSCTEPKYQCQSEKSKGENNMASGSAAGPKQLPVSRLRNKRKVQKTETLSSKSDGPVLKFRGRQKKCSVLLKDGKINLEHKIPDNAEQFSKCSIRSRKRKFDVFSSKQNLLASTGTTRGLVPLVNPDFSIDENNPCTMNINEYLTQLGSYLEPTDHCETTTERNVSESGEGLCDENNNIIIMDSDALQETFPSQCNRAISDEGTISTRRKEGKGESQFGSSGRNLVTDTNNNLTIEKNISMTFETNQNLVTEANNNLVTETNNLDTETNNNLVTDTNNNLVIETNKNVSIETNKNLVTEANNNLVSDANNNLVIETNTDPKNDTGTLRSDSVVSDISFHTKQVSKPKRSIRTQEDKVQLHSSSLNLRRSERLRLKESYQRYKQLWTNTGICRKSENNSQRESSINLEKLESSLDDDLLHEFVAMCPLESDIPLSDNDCFSLLAESPIFTGIELGSLSGFDMPIEEETGSKTVDVIHPRNPPKVKRNICEFLLNERSIRSLADQLIHSPHHGPGGGAVALRGCRNPARSWKMGPGFGPLVEWQVLILRKIGLEMTGELEDVGRIHEMNNRSQSRRSNKMVNRSPRRSVEIVNRPQSWSDGIEDRSQSTPVPGNLMNQESDRRGPQNMPRDRKFHSRKDQRIGVQEILKLAHHGSPLLVFIHPGAQKSYHAVAEVWLPSFLVETNTNSVFFMPMGEWDAIEKWWCIQKVLWKSRVDGSWHVISAAEEEFMDGTCFVPEESWLRSQGVGDQRCNRIYHVRQPPRGPGMYGCPCPGNPSRTLYLSTDQEALEKNLRKQKQQHFVSIPPVCEHSFLQPCTACHPSVLCPQVMATSTGFNHVPNTILGSTIRDLRPRLVPVFDQPQEHKSCETLTACSVPGYPHLPDPVLQGVFQHQGSNIYGTTAHQVTNGHFISLDGYMAVSHDHNYDTRSDILPLGRPHLAESMVCDGCSDGLGSRKSLEKTVLAGKTKETTNLLSDQSTHISHSNDNDNGHHELVGHGALLQSNQSSYPVKDISINSNTLQTELPDEPLQNNQESRTDINNDCGPVRLQDINKSNDLIREKVFKTPPSLSKALDQIKACEDVSLVGKLLSEWCRSGLSFRRDRKILETVARRLEMGACYQSSQNFCAFVAGFHAASLKGNYAVDYDDECILVQLGLSVVSRCLIQEQNGNQSRDQVVPVQDDPHQSQNRPVQLLDQPHKVNTHQAQEQVLQVQDQSMPAKTLSTFIQGQCSLAQLLDQPLYNTPSNEDENLIQNQDELGPIQTQDQTIRVQGKQGTHVVETLDQTTQIPNYSWLSETQEQPMQVPTEARKLTMQIQDHSGTAETQDKTIMVQEQAMQVQGHLGTTEIQDESMQIQDQPIVVNPREDAYCVLQMLHHLKLPLTEVLASLSDVASQDASPGFLHRFDCSSSTVQDVLGVLADFDPSMAFTLIQGLGWGHTVREISKEDRSFGSQLLALAEALLDCKKFWQCRVLLSNLIAYDGCRDACKQLYSNLLGKIIDTERDDELAMMVFEEMMESYLVIPAPIIRKLLTIMWQRIDYDRLEDALCVFHYGMGLGVYPMYRNVKTDLWESTVMVGATHAEIYFCLKTLLDEVHHQKSHQDGQVKDAGQRDGAGIGANSVIDGGRDLILRKSARFAGKGRCGARKQSVHQMKGTPRLLKKKGRTVPSACYVLPKDQPRGMRKSRANTKVNIKLMDLQHVQQHGILSSEEFSKLVDTKYAIQEVLENHFHPLTIKPDAVPWNSNRRKKSYTLTINEDALHSWLSSKGRSDTT